TGACGGCGACGGCCTTCCCGCTGGTGGTGGACATCCACGCCCACGCCCACGCACCGGGCGATGAACTGGTGGCGGGCCGGGAACAGCACGTTCAGGAGCAGCGCGCCCAGCTCGCGGTCTTCGGCCCGGGGTCCGTGGCGGTCAACCAGCAGCTGTTCCGGGACGAGTGGTACCCAGCACTCACCGAGCTGGACACCCGCCTCCACACGATGGACCGGGCGGGCGTGGACGTGCAGGCCGTCAGCGTCGCTCCCACGCAATACCACTCGTGGGCGGACGAGGCGCTCGCCGGCGAACTGACGTACGTGGTCAACGAGCACCTGGCCGACCTGGCCGCGAAATGCCCCGATCGGCTGATCGCCATGGCGCACGTGCCGTTCCAGCATCCCGACCTGGCCGCCGTTCACCTCCGCGAAGCGGTCGAGCGGTCCGGCATGAGGTCCGTGCAGATCCCGACCCGTTCCGGCGACCGCGAGTTCTCCGACCCCGCGCTGGACGTCTTCTGGGCCACCGCGGAAGAGCTCGGGGTGCTCGTCTTCGTGCACCCGTGGGGCTGCACCGTGGAACAACGGCTGTCGTCGTACTACCTGGGCAACATCATCGGCCAGCCGCTGGAAACCACGATCGCCCTGTGCCGGCTCGTCTTCGCCGGCGTGCTCGACCGGTTCCCCCGGTTGCGGATTTGCGGCGCGCACGGCGGCGGCTTCCTGCCGGGCTACCTCGGCCGGGCCGACCACGCCTACGAGGTGCGCCCGGAGAGCCGCTCGATGGCCAAACGGCCCAGTGAGTACTTGTCCCAGCTCTACGTCGACAGTCTCGTCTACCGCTCTTCGGAGCTGACGGCGCTCACGCAGGCGATGGGAAGCGATCGGGTACTGCTGGGCACGGACTACCCCTTCGACATGGGGGTCAGCGACCCGCTCGCACGGCTGGAGCAGACCGGTCTGCCGACGGCCGAGCTGCGGCGCATCGCCGGACTCAACTCGGCTGAACTACTCGGTCTCAAGCAGCGGAGGGAGACCTGACCATGGACGACGTCGAAATCACCACCACCGAATCGGAGCGCCGAACATGAAGTGGGCCACTTATCGCTCACCGGCGGACGGCAAGGAGCACGCAGCCCTGTTCGAGGGCGGAGCGCTCCACGGCCTCCGCGGCGATCGGCAGCTGATCGAACTCATCGGGTCCTCCGAGGGCCTGGCGGAAGCCGCCCGCGAAGTCGGAGACGACCCTTTCGAGGTCGTCCCCGCCGGTGACGCGCAGCTGCTGCCACCGATAGCGCGCCCGCCGTCGGTCCGGGATTTCATGGCGTTCGAGAACCACTACGTCACTTCGATGACCGCGATGGGGCTGGCCACGAACCCGGTCTATTACCAGCAACCGGTTTTCTACTTCCAGAATCCGGCCGCGCTCCGCGGGCCACGCGAGACGGTGCCGATCGCCCCGGGGAGTCGGCAGTTCGACTACGAGCTCGAGGTGGCGGCGATCGTCGGCGCCCCGGCCACCAACGTCACCCCGGCCGAAGCCCCCGCCCACATCGCCGGATACACGATCTTCTGTGATTGGAGCGCCCGGGACCTCCAGGCGGCGGAGATGACCATGGCGATCGGCCTCGGCAAAGCCAAGGACACGGCCACGAGCCTCGGGCCCTTCCTGGTCACCCCCGACGAAATCGACGGAAAGCGCAGCGGCGAGGGTTTCGACCTGAAGATGACCGCGTCGGTGAACGGCGTCCTCTACAGCGAAGGGAATTGGGCCGACCAGTTCTGGTCGTTCGCCGACCTGCTCTCCTACGCCTCCCGGGGGACGACTTTGCACACCGGAGACGTCATCGGCTCCGGCACGGTGGGCACCGGTTGCATCCTGGAACTCGCCAAAGTCCACGGTGAAGCGGAGTACCCCTGGCTGGACGCCGGTGACCAGGTCGCCTTGAGCGTCGAGAACCTCGGTGAAATCCGCGCCT
The window above is part of the Amycolatopsis camponoti genome. Proteins encoded here:
- a CDS encoding fumarylacetoacetate hydrolase family protein, with the translated sequence MTAMGLATNPVYYQQPVFYFQNPAALRGPRETVPIAPGSRQFDYELEVAAIVGAPATNVTPAEAPAHIAGYTIFCDWSARDLQAAEMTMAIGLGKAKDTATSLGPFLVTPDEIDGKRSGEGFDLKMTASVNGVLYSEGNWADQFWSFADLLSYASRGTTLHTGDVIGSGTVGTGCILELAKVHGEAEYPWLDAGDQVALSVENLGEIRASITRGAPLHPLTRRRSSSARQ
- a CDS encoding amidohydrolase family protein produces the protein MLTATAFPLVVDIHAHAHAPGDELVAGREQHVQEQRAQLAVFGPGSVAVNQQLFRDEWYPALTELDTRLHTMDRAGVDVQAVSVAPTQYHSWADEALAGELTYVVNEHLADLAAKCPDRLIAMAHVPFQHPDLAAVHLREAVERSGMRSVQIPTRSGDREFSDPALDVFWATAEELGVLVFVHPWGCTVEQRLSSYYLGNIIGQPLETTIALCRLVFAGVLDRFPRLRICGAHGGGFLPGYLGRADHAYEVRPESRSMAKRPSEYLSQLYVDSLVYRSSELTALTQAMGSDRVLLGTDYPFDMGVSDPLARLEQTGLPTAELRRIAGLNSAELLGLKQRRET